From Micromonospora sp. NBC_01699, a single genomic window includes:
- a CDS encoding C40 family peptidase, with the protein MANPPTQSRSPDRPIAPHVRPLRTLRGLLLIATAVCVGLAPGAIAHAAPTPQEIETQMDKQWEQLEPTIEEYNKVHSQLLVNRKKSDELKRKIQPLALQVDMALGRVGELASRYYRSGPSSTLNALLASGDPMMLTDQLTLLDRLAREEQQQITEVVAARDKFNAEKAKLDGLIAQQTKQDTELAGKRKQIDGEIKRLEQLRQAAYGSSTAGGALRKGPCPATYIGGPAGTAVKTACAQIGKPYVWASNGPNSFDCSGLTQFAWGKAGVSLTHHTGKQWTEGKVIPRAQARPGDLVFFYGDLHHMGMYVGNGLMVHAPRTGDFVKMSSIDVMPVVGFRRPG; encoded by the coding sequence GTGGCAAACCCGCCCACCCAGTCCCGCTCGCCGGATCGGCCGATCGCCCCTCACGTCAGGCCACTGCGAACGCTCCGCGGCCTGCTGCTAATCGCCACGGCCGTCTGTGTCGGCCTGGCGCCCGGCGCCATCGCGCACGCGGCGCCCACGCCGCAGGAGATCGAAACGCAGATGGACAAGCAGTGGGAACAGCTTGAGCCGACCATCGAGGAGTACAACAAGGTCCACAGCCAGTTGCTCGTCAACCGGAAGAAGTCCGACGAGCTGAAGCGGAAGATCCAACCGCTCGCACTTCAGGTCGACATGGCCCTCGGGCGGGTCGGCGAGCTCGCCTCCCGGTACTACCGCAGCGGCCCGTCATCCACCCTGAACGCGTTGCTGGCCAGCGGTGACCCGATGATGCTCACCGATCAGCTGACGCTTCTCGACCGGCTGGCCCGCGAGGAGCAGCAGCAGATCACGGAAGTGGTCGCCGCCCGGGACAAGTTCAACGCCGAAAAGGCGAAGCTCGACGGGTTGATCGCGCAGCAGACGAAGCAGGACACCGAGCTGGCCGGCAAGCGCAAGCAGATCGACGGGGAGATCAAGCGGCTGGAGCAGTTGCGGCAGGCGGCGTACGGATCGAGCACCGCCGGTGGCGCGCTGCGCAAGGGGCCCTGTCCCGCGACCTACATCGGGGGTCCCGCGGGTACCGCGGTGAAGACCGCGTGCGCCCAGATCGGCAAGCCGTACGTGTGGGCCAGCAACGGGCCGAACTCGTTCGACTGCTCCGGTCTCACCCAGTTCGCCTGGGGCAAGGCCGGGGTCTCCCTGACCCACCACACCGGAAAGCAGTGGACCGAGGGCAAGGTCATTCCCCGCGCCCAGGCCCGCCCCGGCGACCTGGTGTTCTTCTACGGCGACCTCCACCACATGGGCATGTATGTCGGCAACGGCCTGATGGTGCACGCCCCCCGCACCGGCGATTTCGTCAAGATGAGCAGCATCGACGTCATGCCCGTCGTCGGATTCCGACGCCCGGGCTGA
- a CDS encoding copper resistance CopC family protein — translation MRPLRRVVAVLAACVIAAVIAPSPAWAHNSLRTSTPAKGATLDVPPTQVVLEFAERLDPQFTTIAVTTARGMAVTVGKPVVDGVRGTQALTQPLAAGTYTVAFRVVSVDGHPVQGSQVFTLTAAGVTPTTPTPASIAGSPTPTPPAAAVTAADSATGRSGSALGWGLGAAALVAAVGGAVSVLLRRRTSRS, via the coding sequence ATGCGCCCGCTGCGCCGAGTCGTGGCCGTCCTCGCCGCCTGCGTGATCGCAGCGGTCATCGCACCGTCCCCGGCCTGGGCACACAACTCGCTCCGCACGTCGACCCCCGCGAAAGGTGCGACCCTCGACGTGCCGCCGACGCAGGTGGTGTTGGAGTTCGCCGAGCGCCTGGACCCGCAGTTCACCACCATCGCCGTGACCACGGCGCGGGGGATGGCGGTCACCGTGGGCAAGCCGGTCGTCGACGGGGTACGCGGCACCCAGGCCCTGACCCAGCCGCTGGCCGCCGGCACATACACGGTGGCGTTCCGGGTCGTCTCAGTCGACGGCCACCCCGTACAGGGATCACAGGTTTTCACCCTCACCGCCGCTGGCGTAACCCCGACAACCCCGACCCCCGCGTCAATTGCCGGGTCACCAACACCAACACCACCTGCTGCCGCCGTCACCGCAGCTGACAGCGCCACAGGCCGATCCGGCTCCGCGCTGGGATGGGGCCTCGGCGCCGCGGCACTGGTGGCCGCTGTCGGGGGCGCCGTCAGCGTCCTGCTGCGGCGCAGGACCAGCCGGTCGTGA
- a CDS encoding cytochrome c oxidase assembly protein: MAVAGGVMAALLWYGGAARRESLPGLVDPGAVTVWAVPAARLGMQVFAVATIGLLLAAVLLSPRSDAGGLSATGYRRVRAAGWAALAWCLSSVAALCYTLADLLGVPVADAVSINAVINFATTVGLGRALGLSAWLAAVIFLLCRAAITPRGATTALVLAVVAVMPPVFTGHAAAASNHQLAVSGLLLHVVPVAVWAGGLLALALTNRAPTAALPVAVRRFSPLATVCLALVGVSGLLSAYVRLPDLGTLVDTRYGQLVLIKVIALVGLGAAGWWQRRAAMPALNAGDRLRFVTTATVEVLLFAAAIGTAVALSRTPAPVQAAGEESIAQALLGYPMPGPLTADGLLGDWLPEPLSIAAAVIAAGLYLRGVWRLHRRGDTWPLSRTVVFLAGWAVIVVATSGGVARYAPVLFSVHMTQHLLLTMVAPILLALSGPVTLALRALPASKDPHWPGPREWIQAALHSRPARVLTHPVVALALYVGSLYAMYFTGLYEMALRSHATHLIVMIHFVATGYLLFWVVIGVDPAPRRPPHPVRMLLVLVAMVLHAFLGVALMQSRTLVAADWFTALARPWGDTPLDDQRTAGGIAWSFGEIPTLIVLAVLLVQWIRADEREQRRLDRAADRAQAEGHEDDALAAYNTMLTRLAQRDQATADRQPDGAPETPHHADT, from the coding sequence ATGGCGGTCGCGGGCGGCGTGATGGCCGCGTTGCTCTGGTACGGCGGCGCGGCCCGCCGTGAGTCCCTGCCCGGACTGGTCGACCCCGGGGCAGTCACCGTGTGGGCGGTGCCCGCCGCCCGGCTGGGCATGCAGGTGTTCGCGGTCGCGACGATCGGGCTCCTGCTCGCGGCAGTGCTGCTCTCACCTCGCAGCGACGCGGGCGGCCTGTCCGCGACCGGGTACCGGCGGGTCCGTGCCGCCGGCTGGGCCGCCTTGGCCTGGTGCCTGTCGTCCGTCGCCGCGCTGTGCTACACCCTGGCCGACCTCCTCGGAGTTCCCGTCGCCGACGCCGTCTCCATCAACGCGGTGATCAATTTCGCGACCACGGTGGGACTCGGCCGCGCCCTCGGGCTGTCCGCGTGGCTCGCCGCGGTGATCTTCTTGCTCTGCCGCGCCGCCATCACCCCGCGCGGTGCGACGACCGCCCTCGTCCTCGCGGTCGTCGCCGTCATGCCCCCGGTGTTCACCGGCCACGCCGCCGCGGCGAGTAACCACCAACTCGCCGTGTCCGGGCTGCTGTTGCACGTCGTCCCGGTAGCGGTCTGGGCCGGCGGGCTACTCGCCCTGGCCCTGACGAATCGGGCACCGACGGCGGCGCTGCCCGTCGCGGTACGCCGGTTCTCACCACTGGCGACCGTCTGCCTGGCCCTCGTCGGGGTATCCGGGCTCCTCTCGGCCTACGTCCGGCTGCCCGACCTCGGCACGCTCGTCGACACCCGCTACGGCCAACTCGTCCTGATCAAGGTGATCGCCCTGGTCGGGCTCGGCGCCGCCGGGTGGTGGCAGCGCCGGGCCGCGATGCCCGCCCTGAACGCGGGGGACCGCCTCCGGTTCGTCACCACCGCCACCGTCGAAGTGCTCCTGTTCGCCGCCGCCATCGGCACCGCCGTCGCCCTGTCCCGAACCCCGGCACCGGTCCAGGCGGCCGGCGAGGAAAGCATCGCCCAGGCGCTGCTCGGCTACCCGATGCCGGGCCCGCTGACCGCCGACGGTCTGCTCGGCGACTGGCTTCCGGAACCGTTGTCGATCGCCGCGGCCGTCATCGCCGCCGGCCTCTACCTGCGCGGCGTGTGGCGGCTGCACCGGCGCGGCGACACGTGGCCGCTGTCGCGGACCGTGGTGTTCCTGGCCGGCTGGGCGGTCATCGTCGTGGCCACCTCCGGCGGCGTCGCCCGGTACGCCCCGGTCCTGTTCAGCGTCCACATGACCCAGCACCTGCTCCTGACCATGGTCGCCCCGATCCTGCTCGCCCTGTCCGGCCCGGTCACCCTGGCCCTGCGGGCACTACCCGCCTCGAAAGACCCGCACTGGCCAGGCCCGAGGGAGTGGATCCAGGCCGCCCTGCACTCCCGGCCGGCGCGGGTGCTGACCCATCCGGTGGTCGCCCTGGCCCTCTACGTCGGCAGCCTCTACGCGATGTACTTCACCGGCCTCTACGAGATGGCGCTGCGTTCCCACGCCACCCACCTGATCGTCATGATCCACTTCGTCGCCACCGGCTATCTCCTCTTCTGGGTGGTCATCGGCGTCGACCCCGCCCCCCGCCGCCCACCCCACCCTGTGCGGATGCTCCTCGTGCTGGTGGCGATGGTCCTGCACGCCTTCCTCGGCGTCGCCCTCATGCAGTCCCGCACCCTGGTTGCCGCGGACTGGTTCACCGCCCTGGCCCGACCCTGGGGCGACACCCCGCTGGACGACCAACGCACCGCCGGTGGCATCGCCTGGTCCTTCGGGGAGATACCGACCCTGATCGTCCTGGCCGTTCTCCTGGTCCAGTGGATCCGCGCCGACGAACGCGAACAGCGGCGCCTGGACCGCGCGGCCGACCGCGCGCAAGCCGAAGGCCACGAAGACGACGCCCTCGCCGCGTACAACACCATGCTCACCCGCCTCGCCCAACGCGACCAGGCGACCGCCGACCGCCAACCCGACGGCGCCCCCGAGACGCCACACCATGCGGATACCTGA
- a CDS encoding heavy-metal-associated domain-containing protein — MHEAVTYHLIVSGLSGVLDAVSVNDTLQGLPGVHHAHTSARTGRCVVDADPTTCDPQQLATALTIAGYPTEVEHP, encoded by the coding sequence ATGCACGAAGCCGTCACCTATCACCTGATCGTGTCCGGACTGAGCGGCGTCCTGGACGCGGTCAGCGTCAACGACACCCTCCAGGGCCTGCCAGGGGTGCATCACGCCCACACCTCGGCCCGCACCGGGCGCTGTGTCGTCGACGCCGACCCCACGACCTGCGACCCCCAGCAGCTCGCCACCGCGCTGACGATCGCCGGCTACCCGACGGAGGTAGAACACCCGTGA
- the ccsB gene encoding c-type cytochrome biogenesis protein CcsB, giving the protein MAGLSDQLLVVSMGCYLVALVAHAATYAWSLRNPAHPRPAQPRPAQLVRVGAGPKGPVVEAPPVATAVWPGPVERWSGSVAATATVVAAVAQSGALIARGLAAQRVPWGNMYEFILAVTLAGVIAWLLVAKRRPELRPLGLYVTTAALILLGIAALQVYTPAGPLVPALNSTWLKIHVSAAAISSGVFLLGALTAAAYLIAARPDRGSNSLLSTLAARLPSPPELERLTFRLHAFAFPLWSFAVIAGAIWAEASWGRFWGWDPKETWAFISWVVYAGYLHARATASVRRSTTAWLAIVGWATMMFNLFAVNLVISGLHSYAGT; this is encoded by the coding sequence ATGGCCGGCCTGTCCGACCAGCTGCTGGTCGTCTCCATGGGCTGCTACCTGGTGGCTCTGGTCGCCCACGCCGCCACCTACGCCTGGAGCCTGCGCAACCCCGCACATCCCCGACCGGCCCAGCCGCGGCCCGCCCAGCTGGTGCGGGTCGGTGCCGGTCCGAAGGGTCCCGTCGTCGAGGCACCGCCCGTCGCGACGGCCGTCTGGCCGGGGCCTGTCGAGAGATGGTCCGGCTCGGTGGCGGCGACGGCCACCGTCGTGGCCGCCGTCGCCCAGTCGGGCGCCCTGATCGCCCGCGGTCTCGCCGCGCAACGCGTGCCGTGGGGCAACATGTACGAGTTCATCCTCGCCGTGACCCTCGCCGGCGTCATCGCGTGGCTGCTCGTGGCGAAACGGCGGCCCGAACTGCGCCCGCTTGGCCTCTACGTCACGACCGCCGCGCTGATCCTGCTCGGCATCGCCGCCCTGCAGGTGTACACCCCGGCCGGTCCGCTCGTACCCGCCCTCAACTCCACCTGGCTGAAGATCCACGTCAGCGCGGCGGCGATCTCCTCCGGGGTGTTCCTCCTCGGAGCCCTCACCGCGGCCGCGTACCTGATCGCCGCACGGCCCGACCGGGGGAGTAACAGTCTGCTCAGCACCCTGGCCGCCCGACTGCCGAGCCCACCGGAGCTGGAACGGCTGACGTTCCGGCTGCACGCGTTCGCGTTCCCGCTGTGGAGCTTCGCGGTGATCGCCGGGGCGATCTGGGCCGAGGCGTCCTGGGGCCGGTTCTGGGGCTGGGACCCGAAGGAGACCTGGGCGTTCATCTCCTGGGTCGTCTACGCCGGCTATCTGCACGCGAGGGCGACGGCGAGCGTCCGGCGCTCCACGACCGCGTGGCTCGCCATCGTCGGCTGGGCGACGATGATGTTCAACCTCTTCGCGGTGAACCTCGTCATCTCCGGCCTGCATTCCTACGCGGGCACATAG
- a CDS encoding DUF3105 domain-containing protein — MSPKSSRRQRKAIPVRPPRPWGVIALVTAVGVLAVTIISYAGFASWRGARPWSDRLTTIAGVVDYVSQKPAWLDSGHRSGPLTYEVTPPVGGQHNGAWQNCVGDVYDAPIANEHAVHSLEHGAVWITHRPDLPADQVTALAARVTGTEYMLMSPVENLSSPITLQAWGYQLKVDSADDVQITEFINAARINAGLEQGAACSGGVTATGTTPRDLDGQQP; from the coding sequence GTGAGTCCGAAGAGCAGCCGCCGTCAGCGCAAGGCCATCCCGGTACGCCCACCCCGGCCGTGGGGTGTCATCGCCCTCGTCACGGCCGTGGGTGTACTCGCGGTCACGATCATCAGCTACGCGGGCTTCGCTTCCTGGCGCGGAGCCCGACCGTGGTCCGACCGGCTCACCACCATCGCCGGAGTCGTCGACTACGTCTCCCAGAAACCCGCCTGGTTGGACAGCGGCCACCGGTCCGGCCCGCTGACCTATGAGGTCACGCCGCCAGTCGGCGGCCAACACAACGGGGCTTGGCAGAATTGCGTCGGCGATGTCTACGACGCCCCGATCGCCAACGAACACGCCGTCCACAGCCTCGAACACGGCGCGGTCTGGATCACCCACCGTCCCGACCTACCGGCCGATCAGGTCACCGCTCTCGCCGCCCGGGTCACGGGCACCGAGTACATGCTGATGAGCCCGGTGGAGAACCTTTCCTCACCGATCACCCTCCAGGCATGGGGCTACCAGCTCAAGGTGGACTCCGCCGACGACGTGCAGATCACCGAGTTCATCAACGCCGCACGGATCAACGCAGGTCTTGAGCAGGGCGCGGCGTGTTCCGGCGGGGTCACCGCGACGGGCACCACCCCGCGCGACCTCGACGGCCAGCAGCCGTGA
- a CDS encoding DUF1775 domain-containing protein — protein MRVSHLRRAVIVGAVTGATVGMLAAPAWAHVEVSADNPQAGARDVTVTFDGEAESTRSGIVSERVILPAGIRPEDVRLAKAPPGWKLVPAADGYTVAGKALPVGENAVHSIVITHLPADATQLAFKTIETYGDGKVSRWIGVSAAGQPEPDNPAPVLKLKPAAQPAPTSAAPTSAAATPTQDSAPPTASADTSPTPTAAAGQDDGPPVGLWIALASVVVIAAAAVGLVMYRRRTGRMRT, from the coding sequence ATGCGTGTTTCTCACCTGCGTCGAGCCGTGATTGTCGGAGCCGTCACCGGGGCGACGGTGGGCATGCTCGCGGCGCCTGCCTGGGCGCACGTCGAGGTCAGCGCGGACAATCCCCAAGCCGGGGCCCGCGATGTCACGGTCACCTTCGACGGCGAGGCCGAGTCCACCCGCTCCGGCATCGTCTCCGAACGCGTGATCCTGCCCGCGGGCATCCGGCCCGAGGACGTCAGGCTGGCCAAGGCGCCGCCCGGCTGGAAGCTGGTGCCAGCCGCCGATGGGTACACCGTGGCCGGTAAGGCCCTGCCGGTCGGGGAGAACGCCGTGCACTCAATCGTCATCACGCACCTGCCCGCCGACGCCACTCAACTCGCCTTCAAGACCATCGAGACCTACGGCGACGGCAAGGTCTCCCGCTGGATCGGCGTCTCCGCCGCGGGCCAGCCGGAGCCGGACAACCCGGCGCCGGTGCTGAAGCTGAAGCCGGCGGCCCAGCCCGCGCCGACCTCCGCGGCACCGACCTCCGCGGCGGCGACACCCACGCAGGACAGCGCGCCGCCCACCGCCTCGGCCGACACCAGCCCGACTCCCACAGCAGCCGCGGGCCAGGACGATGGACCACCTGTCGGCCTGTGGATCGCCCTCGCCAGCGTGGTCGTCATCGCCGCGGCCGCCGTGGGCCTGGTGATGTACCGCCGCCGGACGGGACGGATGCGGACGTAG
- a CDS encoding SulP family inorganic anion transporter has translation MNFRISGALGALRHDLPASLVVFLIALPLCLGVAVASGAPAELGLLTGIVGGLVVGFLPGSSLQVSGPAAGLTVLVYEAVRAYGLGTLGVIVLAAGLVQVLLGLIRVGGWFRAISSSVVLGMLAGIGVVLVIGQTYAAFDQTTPASAVAGLTGLPDLLSGAIHTPSVLIAACLGLGTIAVITAWPHTPKWVRAVPGSLVAIALATTVTAVLDLPVDRIQVQGILDTLHPVAVGDLASLTRAGVLGTAVAFALIASAESLFSAAAVDQMHRGPRTRYNQELVAQGVGNTICGLLGAIPMTAVIVRSAANVRAGATTKASRTLHGLWLLLFAAFLPAVLGIIPMAALAGVLIHAGVKLLPFRRLVTLWRVDRGEVAVFVGTSTAIVATNLLEGVIAGLLMALVKSAWNMSHVEVRRQDDAGATRIALAGNATFLRLPRLLDVLESVPHNRAVTLDLSGLRHLDEACRTALLTWATHHRSGGSEVHLQDPAAAVLGTSDRTSG, from the coding sequence ATGAATTTCAGAATCAGCGGGGCACTGGGTGCCCTCCGTCATGACCTTCCGGCATCCCTGGTCGTCTTCCTGATCGCGTTACCGCTGTGCCTGGGGGTCGCCGTCGCATCCGGTGCCCCGGCCGAACTCGGCCTGCTGACCGGGATCGTCGGTGGACTGGTCGTCGGTTTCCTACCGGGCAGCAGCCTGCAGGTCAGCGGGCCGGCTGCCGGTCTCACCGTGCTCGTCTACGAAGCCGTGCGCGCCTACGGCCTGGGAACGCTGGGCGTCATCGTCCTTGCGGCGGGCCTGGTGCAGGTCCTGCTCGGCCTGATACGGGTCGGCGGCTGGTTCCGCGCGATCTCCTCGTCGGTCGTCCTGGGCATGTTGGCCGGTATCGGCGTCGTCCTGGTGATCGGCCAGACGTACGCGGCGTTCGACCAGACGACCCCGGCGTCCGCCGTGGCGGGGCTGACCGGCCTACCCGATCTGCTGTCCGGCGCGATCCACACCCCGAGCGTCCTGATCGCGGCCTGCCTCGGACTGGGGACCATCGCGGTCATCACCGCGTGGCCCCACACACCGAAATGGGTACGGGCCGTACCGGGATCGCTTGTCGCGATCGCCCTCGCGACGACCGTCACGGCCGTTCTGGACCTGCCCGTGGACCGTATCCAGGTGCAGGGGATCCTCGACACCCTGCATCCGGTCGCCGTCGGGGACCTCGCGTCCCTCACCCGGGCCGGTGTGCTCGGCACCGCCGTGGCGTTCGCCCTCATCGCCTCCGCCGAGAGCCTGTTCAGCGCAGCCGCGGTGGATCAGATGCACCGCGGACCCCGGACCCGGTACAACCAGGAACTCGTCGCCCAAGGGGTCGGCAACACCATCTGCGGACTTCTCGGCGCGATCCCGATGACCGCGGTCATCGTCCGCAGCGCCGCGAACGTGCGGGCGGGGGCGACGACGAAAGCCTCCCGTACCCTGCACGGCCTGTGGCTGCTGCTGTTCGCCGCATTCCTCCCTGCGGTTCTCGGGATCATCCCCATGGCTGCCCTCGCCGGAGTCCTGATCCACGCCGGGGTGAAGCTGCTGCCGTTCAGACGGTTGGTGACACTGTGGCGGGTCGACCGGGGTGAGGTGGCGGTGTTCGTCGGCACCAGCACGGCGATCGTCGCCACCAACCTCCTTGAGGGGGTCATCGCCGGGCTGCTCATGGCGCTGGTCAAGTCCGCCTGGAACATGTCGCACGTCGAGGTACGGCGGCAGGACGACGCCGGGGCGACGCGGATCGCGCTCGCCGGCAACGCCACCTTCCTCCGGCTGCCCCGCCTGCTCGACGTCCTCGAGTCCGTTCCGCACAACCGTGCCGTCACCCTCGACCTGTCCGGGCTGCGGCACCTCGACGAAGCGTGCCGGACCGCGCTACTGACCTGGGCCACCCATCACCGCAGCGGCGGATCCGAGGTACACCTGCAAGACCCCGCCGCAGCGGTCCTGGGAACCTCCGATCGGACCAGCGGCTGA